The Parafrankia discariae genome includes a window with the following:
- a CDS encoding CbtB domain-containing protein, with amino-acid sequence MPDSASSSPAATPLAGGTARPLPLPLPLRDIVPWAVLVGALMLLGIYFVGSEEGAFSLVGGTWVHEFVHDGRHLLGFPCH; translated from the coding sequence ATGCCCGACTCCGCTTCTTCTTCGCCCGCCGCCACGCCGCTCGCCGGCGGCACCGCCCGTCCCCTGCCGTTGCCTCTTCCGCTGCGTGACATCGTCCCGTGGGCGGTGCTTGTCGGCGCGCTGATGCTGCTGGGCATCTACTTCGTCGGGTCCGAGGAGGGGGCGTTCTCCCTCGTCGGCGGAACCTGGGTGCACGAGTTCGTGCACGACGGCCGGCATCTGCTGGGTTTCCCCTGCCACTGA
- the cobN gene encoding cobaltochelatase subunit CobN, which yields MSTADTELLAARASGVPWRVANPARLDAARVPEFLAGVDVVVVRLLGGDRAWPEGLAATVASGLPVVALGGEAAPDAALMARGTVPAGVATEALAYLAEGGVGNLAELYRFLSDTLLLTGLGFAPPVELPAHGPHGDRVAKADRPTVGVVFYRAHATSGNTGFVDALCDAIEGAGANARPVFCSTLRGAAAGGVIDDLAGVDALVVTVLAAGGTRASDASAGGDEDAWDVGALAALDVPVVQGLCLTSSRAVWADSDAGLSPMDAAMQVAIPEFDGRIITVPFSFKEQAADGVPVYVADPERTARVAGIASRLAGLRHTPTAEKKIAIVLSSYPTKHSRVGNAVGLDTPASAVLLLDALRAAGYDLGEGYPGEDLRSADGGPGEIRPDAAAGDALIHALIAAGGHDVEWLTEEQLAAAPARVPASTYEGWFARLPESLGGAMAEHWGPPPGALYVDDDGGAEPAIVLAALRFGNIVVMIQPPRGFGENPVAIYHDPDLPPSHHYLAAYRWLDEDFGADAVIHLGKHGTLEWLPGKGLGLSARCAPDAVLGDLPFVYPFLVNDPGEGTQAKRRAHAVIVDHLVPPMARADSYGDMAKLEQLLDEYATLAALDPAKLPAVRAQIWTLIQSAQLHHDLGQADRPSDAEFDDFLLHVDGYLCEVKDTQIRDGLHILGVAPAGEARTNLVTAILRANQMWAGQAGAVPGLRAALGHTEGDTEASRAQVDAFERTARSLVAALEDAGWSPAAVSTVVAGQPAEAVPAAARAEVERVLTFAATEVVPRLARTPDEIVNTLRALDGRFVPPGPSGSPTRGLVNVLPTGRNFASVDPKAIPSRLAWETGRALADSLIERYLADTGGYPASVGLTVWGTSAMRTQGDDIAEVLWLLGCRPTWDDASRRVTGFEVVPAAELGRPRVDVVVRISGFFRDAFPHVVALLDDAVRAVAVLDEPDDVNALAAHVRADLAALGAVPTVGGSGGTTGTAGVGGTAGTTGTAGVGGAAGTAGAGGPGDAPDPAALRRATTRIFGSKPGAYGAGLLPLIDSRQWRSDADLAEVYAVWGGYAYGRGLDGAEARADMETAFRRIQIAVKNQDTREHDLVDSDDYFQYHGGMVAAVRALTGTSPAAYVGDSALPDAVRTRTLQEETHRVFRARVVNPRWIAAMRRHGYKGAFELAATVDYLFGYDATAGVVQDWMYESLAASYVFDAETREFLRTSNPWALRGMTERLLEAAERGLWDAPEEATLAGLRSTYLELEGDLEAAGDGENAG from the coding sequence GTGTCCACCGCCGACACCGAGCTGCTCGCCGCGCGGGCCAGCGGCGTGCCGTGGCGGGTCGCGAACCCGGCCCGGCTCGACGCGGCGCGGGTGCCGGAGTTCCTCGCCGGGGTCGACGTGGTGGTGGTGCGCCTGCTCGGCGGCGACCGGGCCTGGCCCGAAGGGCTCGCCGCGACCGTGGCCAGCGGGCTGCCGGTCGTCGCCCTCGGCGGTGAGGCGGCACCGGACGCGGCGCTGATGGCCCGCGGCACCGTTCCGGCCGGCGTCGCCACCGAGGCGCTGGCCTACCTGGCCGAGGGCGGTGTCGGCAACCTGGCCGAGCTGTACCGTTTCCTGTCCGACACGCTGCTGCTCACCGGGCTGGGGTTCGCCCCGCCGGTGGAACTGCCCGCGCACGGCCCGCACGGCGACCGGGTGGCCAAGGCGGACCGCCCGACTGTCGGTGTCGTGTTCTACCGGGCGCACGCCACCTCCGGGAACACGGGGTTCGTCGACGCGTTGTGCGACGCGATCGAGGGCGCCGGCGCGAACGCCCGTCCGGTGTTCTGCTCGACGCTGCGCGGCGCCGCCGCCGGTGGGGTGATCGACGATCTGGCCGGGGTCGACGCTCTCGTGGTGACCGTGCTCGCCGCCGGCGGCACCCGTGCGTCGGACGCGTCCGCCGGCGGCGACGAGGACGCCTGGGACGTCGGCGCGCTCGCCGCGCTCGACGTCCCGGTGGTGCAGGGGCTGTGCCTGACCTCGTCACGGGCCGTCTGGGCGGACAGCGACGCAGGTCTGTCACCGATGGACGCGGCGATGCAGGTCGCCATCCCCGAGTTCGACGGCCGGATCATCACCGTCCCGTTCTCGTTCAAGGAGCAGGCGGCGGACGGCGTCCCGGTGTACGTGGCCGATCCGGAGCGCACCGCACGGGTCGCCGGGATCGCGTCCCGGCTGGCCGGGCTGCGGCACACCCCGACCGCCGAGAAGAAGATCGCGATCGTGCTCTCGTCGTACCCGACGAAGCACTCGCGGGTCGGTAACGCCGTCGGGCTCGACACCCCGGCGTCGGCCGTGCTGCTGCTCGACGCGCTGCGCGCCGCCGGCTACGACCTCGGTGAGGGCTACCCGGGCGAGGACCTCCGCTCCGCCGACGGCGGGCCGGGCGAGATCAGGCCGGACGCCGCGGCCGGGGACGCCCTGATCCACGCCCTGATCGCCGCCGGTGGGCACGACGTCGAGTGGCTGACCGAGGAGCAGCTCGCCGCGGCGCCGGCGCGGGTGCCGGCGTCCACCTACGAGGGATGGTTCGCCCGCCTGCCCGAGTCGCTGGGCGGTGCCATGGCCGAGCACTGGGGCCCGCCGCCCGGCGCCCTCTATGTCGACGACGACGGCGGGGCGGAACCGGCGATCGTGCTGGCCGCGCTGCGGTTCGGCAACATCGTCGTGATGATCCAACCGCCGCGGGGGTTCGGGGAGAACCCGGTGGCGATCTACCATGACCCGGACCTGCCGCCGTCCCACCACTACCTGGCGGCCTACCGCTGGCTGGACGAGGACTTCGGCGCGGACGCCGTCATCCACCTCGGCAAGCACGGGACGCTGGAGTGGCTGCCCGGCAAGGGCCTCGGGCTGTCCGCGCGGTGTGCGCCGGACGCCGTCCTCGGTGACCTGCCGTTCGTCTACCCGTTCCTGGTCAACGACCCGGGGGAGGGGACGCAGGCCAAACGCCGCGCCCACGCCGTGATCGTGGATCATCTCGTGCCGCCGATGGCCCGCGCCGACTCCTACGGTGACATGGCCAAACTGGAGCAGCTCCTCGACGAGTACGCGACGCTCGCCGCGCTCGACCCGGCGAAGCTGCCCGCCGTGCGCGCCCAGATCTGGACGCTGATCCAGTCCGCGCAGCTGCACCACGACCTCGGGCAGGCCGACCGGCCCAGCGACGCCGAGTTCGACGACTTCCTGCTGCACGTCGACGGCTACCTCTGCGAGGTCAAGGACACCCAGATCCGCGACGGCCTGCACATCCTCGGCGTGGCCCCGGCCGGGGAGGCGCGGACGAACCTGGTAACCGCGATCCTGCGCGCCAACCAGATGTGGGCGGGCCAGGCCGGGGCGGTCCCCGGGCTGCGCGCGGCACTGGGCCACACCGAAGGCGACACCGAGGCGTCCCGGGCGCAGGTCGACGCGTTCGAGCGGACCGCCCGTTCGCTGGTGGCCGCCCTCGAGGACGCCGGCTGGTCGCCGGCCGCGGTCAGCACGGTGGTGGCCGGGCAGCCGGCCGAGGCGGTGCCGGCCGCCGCCCGGGCCGAGGTCGAGCGGGTCCTCACCTTCGCCGCCACCGAGGTCGTCCCCCGCCTCGCCCGCACCCCGGACGAGATCGTCAACACCCTGCGGGCCCTCGACGGGCGGTTCGTCCCGCCCGGCCCGTCCGGCTCGCCGACCCGTGGGCTCGTCAACGTGCTGCCCACCGGGCGTAACTTCGCCTCCGTCGACCCGAAGGCCATCCCGTCCCGGCTCGCCTGGGAGACCGGCCGGGCGCTCGCCGACTCGCTGATCGAGCGCTACCTCGCCGACACCGGCGGCTACCCGGCCTCGGTCGGGCTGACAGTCTGGGGGACGTCGGCGATGCGCACCCAGGGCGACGACATCGCCGAGGTGCTCTGGCTGCTGGGCTGCCGTCCCACCTGGGATGACGCGTCCCGCCGCGTCACCGGCTTCGAGGTCGTCCCGGCCGCGGAGCTCGGGCGTCCCCGGGTGGACGTGGTGGTGCGGATCTCCGGGTTCTTCCGGGACGCGTTCCCGCACGTCGTCGCCCTGCTCGACGACGCGGTGCGGGCGGTGGCGGTGCTCGACGAGCCCGACGACGTCAACGCGCTGGCCGCGCACGTCCGGGCCGACCTGGCGGCGCTCGGGGCCGTCCCGACGGTCGGCGGGAGTGGCGGCACCACCGGCACGGCCGGTGTTGGTGGCACCGCCGGCACCACCGGCACGGCCGGTGTTGGCGGCGCCGCGGGTACGGCCGGCGCCGGCGGTCCCGGTGACGCGCCCGACCCGGCCGCGCTGCGCCGCGCGACCACCCGGATCTTCGGTTCGAAACCGGGCGCGTACGGCGCCGGGCTGCTGCCGCTGATCGACTCCCGGCAGTGGCGCTCGGACGCCGACCTGGCCGAGGTGTACGCGGTCTGGGGCGGCTACGCCTACGGGCGCGGCCTGGACGGCGCCGAGGCCCGCGCCGACATGGAGACCGCGTTCCGCCGCATCCAGATCGCGGTGAAGAACCAGGACACCCGCGAGCACGACCTCGTCGACTCCGACGACTACTTCCAGTACCACGGTGGGATGGTGGCCGCCGTGCGCGCGCTCACCGGCACCTCGCCGGCCGCCTACGTCGGTGACAGCGCGCTGCCGGACGCCGTGCGCACCCGCACCCTGCAGGAGGAGACCCACCGGGTGTTCCGCGCCCGGGTGGTGAACCCGCGCTGGATCGCGGCGATGCGCCGGCACGGTTACAAGGGCGCGTTCGAGCTGGCCGCGACGGTCGACTACCTGTTCGGCTACGACGCGACCGCCGGTGTCGTGCAGGACTGGATGTACGAGTCGCTGGCCGCCTCCTACGTCTTCGACGCCGAGACCCGCGAGTTCCTGCGGACGTCCAACCCGTGGGCGTTGCGCGGCATGACCGAGCGCCTCCTCGAGGCCGCGGAGCGTGGCCTGTGGGACGCCCCTGAGGAAGCCACCCTCGCCGGCCTGCGATCCACCTATCTTGAACTGGAAGGTGACCTGGAGGCCGCGGGCGACGGCGAGAACGCCGGATAA
- a CDS encoding CbtA family protein: MMRRLLVFGMLAGFFAGLLAFGFASITGEPQVDASIAIEEASAPPPAPGEHAEEEVVSRSTQKGLGLAVATGVYGVAIGGLFAIACALAYGRIGTGGMRPTAAVVAVTGFVAVAVVPFLKYPANPPAVGNPDTIDRRTGLYVVMVLVAVLAALIAAQVGRLVSARLGTWNAALAAAAVFVVLVSVAAVVMPVINEVPASFPAELLWRFRLASLGTQAVLWATLGLVFGPLAHRVLSPAPAPAREAGTAARAEETRAASQAPAPSAG, translated from the coding sequence ATGATGCGCAGGCTGCTTGTCTTTGGCATGCTCGCAGGTTTCTTCGCCGGTCTGCTGGCTTTCGGGTTCGCGTCGATCACCGGCGAACCCCAGGTGGACGCCTCGATCGCGATCGAGGAGGCGTCGGCGCCCCCGCCCGCTCCCGGTGAACACGCCGAGGAGGAGGTCGTCTCCCGGAGCACCCAGAAGGGTCTGGGTCTCGCGGTCGCGACCGGGGTGTACGGCGTCGCGATCGGCGGGCTGTTCGCGATCGCGTGCGCCCTCGCCTACGGTCGCATCGGCACCGGCGGGATGCGGCCCACCGCCGCGGTGGTCGCGGTGACCGGTTTCGTCGCGGTCGCCGTGGTGCCGTTCCTGAAATACCCGGCGAACCCGCCGGCGGTCGGCAACCCGGACACGATCGACCGGCGGACCGGCCTCTACGTGGTGATGGTCCTGGTGGCGGTGCTCGCCGCGCTGATCGCGGCCCAGGTCGGCCGGCTGGTCTCGGCCCGTCTCGGGACCTGGAACGCCGCGCTCGCGGCGGCGGCGGTGTTCGTCGTGCTGGTGAGCGTGGCCGCGGTCGTCATGCCGGTGATCAACGAGGTGCCGGCGTCGTTCCCGGCGGAGCTGCTGTGGCGGTTCCGGCTGGCGTCGCTGGGCACCCAGGCGGTGCTGTGGGCGACGCTCGGACTGGTGTTCGGGCCGCTCGCCCACCGGGTACTGAGCCCGGCGCCGGCACCGGCCCGTGAGGCCGGCACTGCCGCCCGCGCGGAGGAGACCCGCGCCGCCAGCCAGGCCCCTGCGCCGTCGGCCGGGTGA
- a CDS encoding cobyric acid synthase, translated as MTRPGAGGALLVAGTASDAGKSVLTAGLCRWLAREGVRVAPFKAQNMALNSVVTADGAEIGRAQAMQAAAAGVEPEAAMNPVLLKPGSDRHSQLVVLGRPVAEVDALGYRPYKERLLGIVLDCLADLRGRFDAVICEGAGSPAEINLRATDIANMGLARAANLPVLVVGDIDRGGVFAALFGTLALLDRADQAHIAGWVINRFRGDARLLEPGLRQLEGLTGRRVLGVLPWLPGLWLDVEDSLDLRSHPDPEVDGSGGPGAADTGPDRLRVAVVRFPRLSNITDLDALRAEPGVSVRLATTPDEIADVDLVVLPGTRATVSDLAWLRRRGLADALAARAAAGLPTLGICGGYQMLGVRIEDEIESGAGEVPGLGLLPLVTRFAADKVLGRRGGVSADGYPVTGYEIRHGRPTVDDALPGPGGAAEPFAVDGVRRGAVSGTSWHGLLENDEFRRAFLTGVAAAAGRTFHPAVTCFADVRARRLDALGDLVADHLDTATVRALLDRGAPAGLPFVPPGAP; from the coding sequence ATGACCCGGCCAGGGGCGGGCGGGGCGCTGCTGGTGGCGGGAACCGCCTCGGACGCGGGGAAAAGCGTCCTGACCGCCGGCCTGTGCCGCTGGCTGGCCCGCGAGGGGGTGCGCGTCGCGCCGTTCAAGGCCCAGAACATGGCGTTGAACTCGGTGGTCACCGCCGACGGCGCCGAGATCGGGCGGGCGCAGGCGATGCAGGCCGCCGCGGCCGGGGTGGAGCCCGAGGCCGCGATGAACCCGGTGCTGCTCAAACCGGGATCGGACCGGCACAGCCAGCTGGTCGTGCTCGGTCGTCCCGTCGCCGAGGTCGACGCGCTCGGTTACCGGCCGTACAAGGAGCGGCTGCTGGGCATCGTCCTGGACTGTCTCGCCGACCTGCGTGGCCGGTTCGACGCGGTGATCTGCGAGGGCGCCGGGTCGCCGGCGGAGATCAACCTGCGGGCGACCGACATCGCGAACATGGGCCTGGCGCGGGCGGCGAACCTGCCGGTCCTCGTGGTCGGTGACATCGACCGGGGTGGGGTGTTCGCCGCCCTGTTCGGCACGCTCGCCCTGCTCGACCGGGCCGACCAGGCGCACATCGCCGGCTGGGTGATCAACCGGTTCCGCGGTGACGCGCGGCTGCTCGAACCCGGGCTGCGTCAGCTTGAGGGCCTCACCGGACGTCGGGTCCTCGGGGTACTGCCGTGGCTGCCCGGTCTGTGGCTGGACGTCGAGGACTCCCTGGACCTGCGTTCCCACCCCGACCCCGAGGTGGACGGGTCGGGCGGGCCGGGGGCGGCCGACACCGGCCCGGACCGGCTGCGGGTCGCCGTCGTCCGTTTCCCCCGGCTGTCCAACATCACCGACCTGGACGCGCTGCGTGCCGAGCCGGGGGTCTCCGTGCGGCTGGCGACCACCCCCGACGAGATCGCCGACGTCGACCTGGTCGTGCTGCCCGGGACCCGCGCCACCGTCTCCGACCTGGCGTGGCTGCGTCGCCGCGGGCTGGCCGACGCGCTCGCCGCGCGGGCCGCCGCCGGCCTGCCGACCCTGGGGATCTGCGGTGGCTACCAGATGCTCGGGGTGCGCATCGAGGACGAGATCGAGTCGGGGGCCGGGGAGGTGCCGGGGCTGGGTCTGCTGCCGCTGGTCACCCGGTTCGCCGCCGACAAGGTCCTCGGCCGCCGCGGTGGTGTCAGCGCCGACGGGTATCCGGTGACCGGCTACGAGATCCGCCACGGCCGGCCCACGGTCGACGACGCCCTGCCCGGCCCGGGTGGCGCCGCGGAACCGTTCGCGGTCGACGGCGTGCGCCGCGGCGCCGTGTCCGGCACGAGCTGGCACGGTCTGCTGGAGAACGACGAGTTCCGGCGGGCGTTCCTCACCGGCGTGGCGGCGGCCGCCGGCCGGACGTTCCACCCCGCAGTCACCTGTTTCGCCGATGTTCGGGCGCGCCGCCTGGACGCCCTCGGTGACCTGGTCGCCGACCATCTCGACACCGCGACGGTGCGCGCGCTGCTCGACCGCGGCGCGCCCGCCGGCCTGCCCTTCGTCCCCCCGGGAGCACCCTGA
- a CDS encoding cobalamin biosynthesis protein, which produces MVLADPARGHPVAGFGRVAGGLERAVHRDSRLVGAAYATVLVAGPAAVAAGAERALAGRRPGRRAALARVGLTAVTTWTVLGGTSLRRQGRALGGELRRRDLRAARRRLPSLCGRDPSVLDAGGLARAGVESVAENTSDAVVAPLLWGAVAGLPGLVAYRAANTLDAMVGYRDARHGRFGWAAARTDDVANLLPARLCALLTCGCAPLVGGSPAEAFRVMRRDGRSHPSPNAGMVEAAFAGALGLRLGGELRYPHGVERRPELGSGRPAEVGDLAAAARLSGAVSAASVVVCAGAAIALGAARARRAPR; this is translated from the coding sequence ATGGTGCTCGCCGACCCTGCCCGCGGCCATCCCGTGGCCGGGTTCGGGCGGGTCGCCGGCGGTCTCGAACGGGCCGTGCACCGCGACAGCCGGCTGGTCGGCGCGGCGTACGCCACGGTCCTCGTCGCCGGCCCGGCGGCCGTGGCCGCCGGCGCCGAACGGGCGCTGGCCGGGCGGCGCCCGGGACGGCGCGCGGCGCTGGCCCGGGTGGGCCTGACCGCCGTCACCACCTGGACGGTGCTCGGCGGCACGTCGCTGCGCCGGCAGGGCCGGGCGCTCGGCGGTGAGCTGCGACGCCGTGATCTGCGCGCGGCCCGCCGGCGGCTGCCGTCGCTGTGCGGGCGGGACCCGTCGGTCCTCGACGCCGGTGGGCTCGCGCGCGCCGGGGTGGAGTCGGTGGCGGAGAACACCTCCGACGCCGTCGTCGCCCCGCTGTTGTGGGGGGCTGTCGCCGGGCTGCCCGGGCTGGTGGCCTACCGGGCGGCGAACACCCTCGACGCGATGGTCGGCTACCGCGACGCCCGGCACGGCCGGTTCGGGTGGGCCGCGGCCCGCACCGACGACGTGGCGAACCTGCTGCCGGCCCGGCTGTGCGCGCTGCTCACCTGCGGGTGCGCGCCGCTGGTCGGTGGTTCCCCGGCGGAGGCGTTCCGGGTGATGCGCCGCGACGGCCGGTCGCATCCGAGCCCGAACGCCGGGATGGTCGAGGCGGCGTTCGCCGGTGCGCTCGGCCTGCGTCTCGGGGGTGAGCTGCGGTATCCGCACGGGGTCGAGCGGCGTCCCGAGCTGGGGTCCGGGCGTCCGGCCGAGGTCGGTGACCTGGCGGCGGCGGCCCGGCTGTCCGGCGCGGTCAGCGCGGCCTCGGTCGTGGTGTGCGCCGGCGCGGCCATCGCCCTCGGCGCGGCGCGGGCGCGCCGGGCACCGCGATGA
- a CDS encoding DEAD/DEAH box helicase, with amino-acid sequence MSSAPGAVEEFAARYPFGLDPFQSEAVAALAQGEGVLVAAPTGAGKTVVGEFAAHLALATGTRCFYTTPIKALSNQKYADLAARYGAASIGLLTGDTSRNGDAPVVVMTTEVLRNMLYTEAAGSARLDSLGYVVMDEVHYLADRQRGAVWEEVIIHLPQHVRLVSLSATVSNAEEFAEWLVTVRGHTRVIVSEHRPVPLFQHVLADRTLHDLFVDQPSGLDPGVPAFSRRGPGPNGRGTAPGSVGGATSGGRPGARGAEARAGEIRAGDARAGDLAGAGAVAGGRAVNPDLLRVAREESRAVYERGRGPRSSRPGRSGGGNGEGRRRSGPPNRPDVIVRLDRAGLLPAILFVFSRVGCDAAVTSCIQAGLRLTSPEQQREIREHVRARTAGVPQADLAVLGYWQWLEGLERGIAAHHAGMLPTFKEVVEELFVRGLVRAVFATETLALGINMPARTVVLERLTKFNGQTRADITPGEYTQLTGRAGRRGIDVEGHAVVLWQPGLDPLALAGLASTRTYPLKSSFRPSYNMAVNLVGRLGAERARTVLESSFAQFQADKGVVGIARAVRRNQAAIEELTAALECDRGSVIEYDELRRGIRDREADLSRAGTARRQSEVAAALAKLRSGDVVRVPAGRRGGLVVVLDAGVEGASAEGPRPVVLTEDRQVRRLSMIDFPVAVEPLARVRIPKSFNQRSPQARRDLASSLRNIRLPEEPGRRERARSLAADDAELARLRRAMRAHPVHDCPQREAHLRSAERVDRLRRETAGLERKVEGRTNTVARTFDRVRDTLAELGYLAAGGDSVTGAGAMLARIYTEQDLQVAECLRTGVWEGLPPPALAAAVSTLVFEPRGDDVAAPTIPGGAVLRDALADMAGVYTRLSAAEDHHRLGFLRPPDLGFVAVAHGWACGRGLEQVLEDAGADLTAGDFVRWMRQLIDLLDQIAQVAPPYAAKAAAGPAEVPAPASDGPVPRERPDADGILGVGRAARAAMDAIRRGVVAYSMSV; translated from the coding sequence CCTCCGCGCCCGGAGCCGTCGAGGAGTTCGCGGCCCGGTACCCGTTCGGGCTCGACCCGTTCCAGTCCGAGGCGGTCGCGGCACTCGCCCAGGGCGAGGGTGTTCTCGTCGCCGCGCCGACGGGCGCCGGTAAGACCGTCGTGGGTGAGTTCGCCGCCCACCTGGCGTTGGCGACCGGCACCCGCTGCTTCTACACCACCCCGATCAAGGCCCTGTCGAACCAGAAGTACGCCGACCTGGCCGCTCGGTACGGCGCGGCGTCGATCGGCCTGCTGACCGGTGACACCTCGCGCAACGGGGACGCCCCGGTGGTCGTGATGACCACCGAGGTCCTGCGCAACATGCTTTACACCGAGGCCGCGGGCAGCGCCCGGCTGGACTCCCTGGGCTACGTCGTGATGGACGAGGTCCACTACCTCGCCGATCGTCAGCGTGGCGCGGTCTGGGAGGAGGTGATCATTCACCTGCCCCAGCATGTGCGGCTCGTCTCGCTGTCGGCGACGGTCAGCAACGCGGAGGAGTTCGCCGAGTGGCTGGTCACCGTCCGCGGGCACACCCGGGTGATCGTCAGTGAGCACCGTCCGGTGCCGCTGTTCCAGCATGTCCTCGCCGACCGGACGTTGCACGACCTGTTCGTCGATCAGCCGTCCGGGCTGGATCCGGGTGTCCCGGCGTTCTCGCGGCGTGGCCCGGGGCCGAACGGGCGGGGTACCGCCCCGGGGTCCGTCGGAGGCGCCACCTCCGGCGGCCGGCCCGGTGCCCGCGGCGCTGAGGCCCGTGCCGGTGAGATCCGTGCCGGTGACGCTCGGGCCGGTGACCTCGCCGGTGCCGGTGCGGTGGCCGGGGGGCGCGCGGTCAACCCGGACCTGCTCCGGGTCGCCCGGGAGGAGTCCCGCGCGGTGTACGAACGCGGCCGCGGGCCCCGCTCGTCGCGGCCGGGCCGGTCCGGCGGTGGGAACGGGGAGGGGCGGCGGCGCTCCGGGCCGCCGAACCGGCCCGACGTCATCGTCCGGCTCGACCGCGCCGGGCTGCTGCCCGCGATCCTGTTCGTGTTCAGCCGGGTCGGTTGCGACGCCGCGGTGACGTCCTGCATCCAGGCGGGGCTGCGGCTGACCTCCCCCGAGCAGCAGCGTGAGATCCGGGAGCACGTGCGGGCCCGCACGGCCGGGGTGCCCCAGGCCGACCTCGCCGTCCTGGGCTACTGGCAGTGGCTCGAGGGGCTGGAGCGGGGCATCGCCGCGCATCACGCCGGCATGCTGCCCACCTTCAAGGAGGTGGTGGAGGAGCTGTTCGTGCGCGGGCTCGTCCGCGCGGTGTTCGCCACCGAGACCCTGGCGCTCGGGATCAACATGCCCGCGCGCACCGTCGTCCTGGAACGGCTCACCAAGTTCAACGGCCAGACCCGGGCGGACATCACGCCCGGGGAGTACACCCAGCTCACCGGGCGGGCCGGGCGGCGCGGGATCGACGTCGAGGGCCACGCCGTCGTGCTGTGGCAGCCCGGGCTGGACCCGCTCGCCCTCGCCGGCCTCGCCTCCACCCGGACCTATCCGCTGAAGTCGTCGTTCCGGCCGTCGTACAACATGGCGGTCAACCTTGTCGGGCGGCTCGGTGCCGAGCGGGCGCGTACCGTCCTGGAGTCGTCGTTCGCCCAGTTCCAGGCGGACAAGGGTGTCGTCGGTATCGCCCGCGCGGTGCGCCGTAACCAGGCGGCGATCGAGGAGCTGACCGCGGCCCTGGAGTGCGACCGCGGTTCGGTCATCGAGTACGACGAGCTGCGCCGCGGGATCCGGGACCGTGAGGCCGACCTGTCCCGGGCGGGGACGGCGCGCCGCCAGTCCGAGGTCGCCGCGGCGCTGGCGAAGCTGCGCAGCGGTGATGTGGTCCGGGTGCCGGCGGGCCGGCGCGGTGGGCTTGTCGTGGTGCTCGACGCCGGTGTCGAGGGGGCCTCGGCGGAGGGGCCGCGCCCGGTCGTGCTCACCGAGGACCGTCAGGTCCGGCGCCTGTCCATGATCGATTTTCCGGTGGCTGTCGAACCGTTGGCCCGGGTCCGCATCCCGAAGTCGTTCAATCAGCGTTCGCCGCAGGCACGCCGGGACCTGGCCTCGTCGTTGCGTAACATCCGGCTGCCGGAGGAGCCCGGCCGCCGGGAGCGGGCGCGTTCGCTGGCCGCGGACGACGCCGAGCTGGCCAGGCTGCGTCGCGCGATGCGGGCCCATCCCGTGCACGACTGCCCGCAGCGGGAGGCGCACCTGCGTTCGGCGGAGCGCGTCGACCGGCTGCGCCGGGAGACGGCCGGGCTTGAGCGCAAGGTCGAGGGGCGCACGAACACGGTGGCCCGGACCTTCGACCGGGTCCGGGACACCCTCGCCGAGCTCGGGTACCTCGCCGCCGGTGGTGACTCCGTCACCGGCGCGGGCGCGATGCTGGCGCGGATCTACACCGAGCAGGACCTGCAGGTCGCCGAATGCCTGCGCACCGGGGTGTGGGAGGGGCTGCCCCCGCCCGCGCTGGCCGCCGCGGTCTCGACGCTGGTCTTCGAACCGCGCGGTGACGACGTCGCCGCGCCGACGATCCCCGGTGGGGCCGTGCTGCGCGACGCCCTCGCGGACATGGCGGGTGTGTACACCCGGCTGAGCGCCGCGGAGGACCATCACCGGCTCGGGTTCCTGCGCCCGCCCGACCTCGGTTTCGTGGCGGTCGCGCACGGCTGGGCGTGCGGGCGTGGGCTGGAGCAGGTCCTCGAGGACGCCGGCGCGGACCTGACGGCCGGGGACTTCGTCCGCTGGATGCGTCAGCTCATCGACCTGCTGGACCAGATCGCGCAGGTCGCTCCGCCCTACGCGGCGAAGGCGGCCGCCGGGCCGGCCGAGGTCCCGGCGCCGGCTTCGGACGGGCCGGTACCGCGGGAGCGCCCCGACGCCGACGGGATCCTCGGCGTCGGGCGGGCCGCCCGGGCGGCGATGGACGCGATCCGCCGCGGCGTGGTCGCGTACTCGATGTCCGTGTGA